From Brassica oleracea var. oleracea cultivar TO1000 chromosome C3, BOL, whole genome shotgun sequence, a single genomic window includes:
- the LOC106328700 gene encoding cytosolic sulfotransferase 1-like isoform X2, whose amino-acid sequence MDHNELPVNLREDKVSDETKKLISSLPTDKDSQGNLCKYQGCWYYYNTFQAVISFQKHFQPQDTDIILASTPKSGTTWLKALTVALLERSKHHDDHPMNHPLLSNNPHALVPLLESSAPDLTKFSPSSSTRLFSTHMPLYTLKEGLKGSPCKIVFMCRNAKDALISRMHFRSTRNVLNRDCFRCKYEKIEVNSSVLEPMFESLCRGVTFYGPIWDNVLSYWRGSLEDPNHVLFMKYEEMKEEPCVQLKRLAEFLGFPFTEQEEDRGVVEKILELCSLRSLSDLEANKSGKTVNGVDHKFFFRKGEVGDWKNHLTPEMESKIDTIIEEKLRGSGLSF is encoded by the exons ATGGATCACAATGAACTTCCTGTGAACTTGAGAGAAGACAAGGTAAGTGACGAGACAAAGAAACTGATCTCTTCACTTCCAACAGACAAAGATTCTCAAGGGAACCTCTGCAAGTACCAAGGATGCTGGTATTACTACAACACTTTCCAAGCAGTCATCAGTTTCCAGAAGCATTTTCAGCCACAAGACACTGATATAATCCTCGCTTCCACCCCAAAGTCCGGCACAACTTGGCTCAAGGCACTCACCGTGGCACTCTTGGAGAGATCTAAACATCATGATGATCATCCTATGAACCATCCATTGTTATCCAATAATCCTCACGCCTTAGTACCATTACTGGAGAGCTCAGCACCGGATCTAACCAAGTTCTCACCATCATCCTCTACGAGGCTGTTTTCAACTCACATGCCTTTGTACACCTTGAAAGAAGGTCTTAAAGGTTCTCCTTGCAAGATTGTGTTCATGTGCAGGAACGCAAAGGACGCGTTGATATCTAGGATGCATTTCAGGTCA ACCCGTAATGTTTTGAACCGAGACTGTTTCAGGTGCAAGTATGAGAAAATTGAAGTAAATAGTAGCGTTCTCGAGCCGATGTTCGAGTCCTTATGCAGAGGAGTCACCTTCTACGGCCCCATTTGGGACAATGTCCTCAGCTACTGGAGAGGCAGCTTGGAAGATCCCAATCATGTTCTGTTCATGAAGTACGAGGAAATGAAAGAAGAGCCTTGTGTTCAGCTCAAGAGACTTGCGGAATTTTTAGGTTTTCCTTTCACTGAGCAAGAAGAAGATAGGGGAGTTGTGGAAAAGATCTTGGAGCTCTGCTCCCTGCGTAGTCTTAGCGACTTGGAGGCCAACAAGTCGGGAAAAACCGTTAACGGAGTGGATCACAAGTTCTTTTTCCGGAAAGGAGAAGTCGGTGACTGGAAAAATCATCTCACTCCGGAAATGGAGAGCAAGATCGACACGATCATTGAGGAGAAGCTGAGAGGTTCAGGCTTGAGTTTCTAA
- the LOC106328700 gene encoding cytosolic sulfotransferase 1-like isoform X1 has translation MDHNELPVNLREDKVSDETKKLISSLPTDKDSQGNLCKYQGCWYYYNTFQAVISFQKHFQPQDTDIILASTPKSGTTWLKALTVALLERSKHHDDHPMNHPLLSNNPHALVPLLESSAPDLTKFSPSSSTRLFSTHMPLYTLKEGLKGSPCKIVFMCRNAKDALISRMHFRCKYEKIEVNSSVLEPMFESLCRGVTFYGPIWDNVLSYWRGSLEDPNHVLFMKYEEMKEEPCVQLKRLAEFLGFPFTEQEEDRGVVEKILELCSLRSLSDLEANKSGKTVNGVDHKFFFRKGEVGDWKNHLTPEMESKIDTIIEEKLRGSGLSF, from the exons ATGGATCACAATGAACTTCCTGTGAACTTGAGAGAAGACAAGGTAAGTGACGAGACAAAGAAACTGATCTCTTCACTTCCAACAGACAAAGATTCTCAAGGGAACCTCTGCAAGTACCAAGGATGCTGGTATTACTACAACACTTTCCAAGCAGTCATCAGTTTCCAGAAGCATTTTCAGCCACAAGACACTGATATAATCCTCGCTTCCACCCCAAAGTCCGGCACAACTTGGCTCAAGGCACTCACCGTGGCACTCTTGGAGAGATCTAAACATCATGATGATCATCCTATGAACCATCCATTGTTATCCAATAATCCTCACGCCTTAGTACCATTACTGGAGAGCTCAGCACCGGATCTAACCAAGTTCTCACCATCATCCTCTACGAGGCTGTTTTCAACTCACATGCCTTTGTACACCTTGAAAGAAGGTCTTAAAGGTTCTCCTTGCAAGATTGTGTTCATGTGCAGGAACGCAAAGGACGCGTTGATATCTAGGATGCATTTCAG GTGCAAGTATGAGAAAATTGAAGTAAATAGTAGCGTTCTCGAGCCGATGTTCGAGTCCTTATGCAGAGGAGTCACCTTCTACGGCCCCATTTGGGACAATGTCCTCAGCTACTGGAGAGGCAGCTTGGAAGATCCCAATCATGTTCTGTTCATGAAGTACGAGGAAATGAAAGAAGAGCCTTGTGTTCAGCTCAAGAGACTTGCGGAATTTTTAGGTTTTCCTTTCACTGAGCAAGAAGAAGATAGGGGAGTTGTGGAAAAGATCTTGGAGCTCTGCTCCCTGCGTAGTCTTAGCGACTTGGAGGCCAACAAGTCGGGAAAAACCGTTAACGGAGTGGATCACAAGTTCTTTTTCCGGAAAGGAGAAGTCGGTGACTGGAAAAATCATCTCACTCCGGAAATGGAGAGCAAGATCGACACGATCATTGAGGAGAAGCTGAGAGGTTCAGGCTTGAGTTTCTAA
- the LOC106329616 gene encoding cytosolic sulfotransferase 1-like: MGPGWVHCWPQKINNSCVCISKQTHISKTDKVSEETKKLISSLPTDKDFQGNLCKYQGCWYYYNTLQGVINFHNNFQPQDTDVILASSPKSGTTWLKALTVALLERSKHHDDHPLLSDNPHALVPFLENNLYLKSSTPDLTKYSSSPRLFATHMPLHTLKEGLNGSPCKIVFMCRNAKDALISMWYFVCKYQRVEASRSILESLFESLCSGVTFYGPFWDQVLSYWRGSLEDPSRVLFMKYEEMKEEPYAQLKRLAEFLGCPFTEEELESGSVDKVLELCSLRSLSDLEINKSGKNVNGVDYKFYFRKGEVCDWKNHLTPEMERRIDMIIEEKLKGSGLSF, from the exons ATGGGCCCTGGGTGGGTGCACTGCTGGCCCCAG AAAATCAACAATAGCTGTGTTTGCATTTCGAAGCAAACACACATTTCTAAAACAGACAAGGTAAGTGAAGAAACAAAGAAACTGATCTCTTCACTTCCTACAGACAAAGATTTTCAAGGGAATCTGTGCAAGTACCAAGGATGTTGGTATTACTACAACACTCTCCAAGGAGTCATCAATTTCCATAACAATTTTCAACCACAGGACACCGATGTAATCCTAGCTTCTTCCCCAAAGTCCGGCACAACTTGGCTCAAGGCACTCACGGTCGCACTCTTGGAGAGATCTAAACATCATGATGATCATCCATTGCTGTCAGATAATCCTCATGCCTTAGTACCATTCTTGGAGAACAATCTGTATCTCAAAAGCTCAACACCGGACCTAACCAAGTACTCATCATCCCCGAGGCTGTTTGCGACTCACATGCCTTTGCACACCTTGAAAGAGGGCCTCAATGGTTCTCCTTGCAAGATTGTGTTCATGTGCAGGAACGCAAAGGACGCGTTGATATCTATGTGGTATTTCGTTTGCAAGTATCAGAGAGTTGAAGCGAGTAGAAGCATTCTCGAGTCGTTGTTCGAGTCGTTGTGCAGTGGAGTCACCTTCTACGGTCCCTTTTGGGACCAAGTCCTCAGCTACTGGAGAGGCAGCTTGGAAGATCCGAGTCGTGTCCTGTTCATGAAGTACGAGGAAATGAAAGAAGAGCCTTATGCTCAGCTCAAGAGACTTGCGGAGTTCTTAGGTTGTCCTTTCACCGAGGAAGAATTAGAGAGCGGATCTGTGGACAAGGTCTTAGAGCTCTGCTCCCTGCGTAGCCTTAGCGACTTGGAGATCAACAAGTCCGGAAAAAACGTCAACGGCGTGGATTACAAGTTCTATTTCCGAAAAGGAGAAGTCTGTGACTGGAAAAATCATCTCACTCCGGAGATGGAGAGGAGAATCGACATGATCATTGAGGAGAAACTCAAAGGTTCAGGTTTGAGTTTCTAA
- the LOC106328699 gene encoding cytosolic sulfotransferase 1-like — protein sequence MDHNEVPEHLREDKVSEETKKLITSLPKDKDSQGRRLCKYQGSWYYYNTLQGVINFHNNFQPQETDIILASTPKSGTTWLKALTVALLERSKHHDDHPLLSDNPHAIVPFLENNLYLKSSTPDLTKYSSSSSSSSSPRVFATHMPLHTLKEGLRGSPCKIVFMCRNAKDALISMWYFICKNQRVEATRSILESLFESLCRGVTFYGPFWDQVLSYWRGSLEDPSRVLFMKYEEMKEEPCVQLKRLAEFLGCPFTEEEEESGAVEKILELCSLRSLSDLEANKSGKTVNGVDHKFEVGDWKNHLTPEMERRIDMIIEEKLRGSGLSF from the coding sequence ATGGATCACAATGAAGTTCCTGAGCACTTGAGAGAAGACAAGGTAAGTGAAGAGACGAAGAAACTGATCACTTCACTTCCTAAAGATAAAGATTCTCAAGGAAGGAGGCTCTGCAAGTACCAAGGAAGCTGGTATTACTACAACACTCTCCAAGGAGTCATCAATTTCCATAACAATTTTCAGCCACAAGAGACTGATATAATCCTCGCTTCCACCCCAAAGTCCGGCACAACTTGGCTCAAGGCACTCACGGTCGCACTCTTGGAGAGATCTAAACATCATGATGATCATCCATTGCTGTCAGATAATCCTCATGCCATAGTACCATTCTTGGAGAACAATCTGTATCTCAAAAGCTCAACACCGGACCTAACCAAGTACTCATCATCATCATCATCATCATCGTCCCCGAGGGTGTTTGCGACTCACATGCCTTTGCACACCTTGAAAGAGGGTCTCAGGGGCTCTCCTTGCAAGATTGTGTTCATGTGCAGAAACGCAAAGGACGCGTTGATATCTATGTGGTATTTCATCTGCAAGAATCAGAGAGTTGAAGCGACTAGAAGCATTCTCGAGTCGTTGTTCGAGTCTTTGTGCAGAGGAGTCACCTTCTACGGTCCCTTTTGGGACCAAGTCCTTAGCTACTGGAGAGGCAGCTTGGAAGATCCGAGTCGTGTTCTGTTTATGAAGTACGAGGAAATGAAAGAAGAGCCTTGTGTTCAGCTAAAGAGACTTGCGGAGTTCTTAGGTTGTCCTTTCACTGAGGAAGAGGAAGAGAGCGGAGCTGTGGAAAAGATCTTGGAGCTATGCTCCCTGCGTAGTCTTAGCGACTTGGAGGCCAACAAGTCGGGTAAAACCGTTAACGGCGTGGATCACAAGTTCGAAGTCGGTGACTGGAAAAATCATCTCACTCCGGAGATGGAGAGGAGAATCGACATGATCATTGAGGAGAAACTAAGAGGTTCAGGTTTGAGTTTCTAA